One segment of Pseudomonas asgharzadehiana DNA contains the following:
- a CDS encoding PIG-L deacetylase family protein, which yields MKPSSIFLMAHQDDEFGVFHQIEHELKAGRWVRCVYVTDGAATADSDRRDLESRAVLQTLGVATTDILFVGRQLSIGDGQLHQHVGVFADWLDGFFNDHSTLQSCFVPAWEGGHPDHDLLHAIAVELLTTRATSVTVRQYSLYNARNCKGPFFRVLSPLPENGPVEQQPIAWRDRLRYIRLCLSYPSQWKTWLGLFPFVGGHYLCHGVQRLQDVNRQRLDQPPHQQPLYYERRGFLDWPTMQKAIAELQQKLSGLNPP from the coding sequence ATGAAGCCAAGTTCTATATTTTTGATGGCCCACCAGGACGACGAGTTCGGGGTATTCCATCAAATCGAGCACGAGTTGAAAGCTGGCCGTTGGGTCCGTTGTGTATATGTCACCGATGGGGCTGCCACTGCTGATTCCGACCGTCGAGATCTGGAATCGCGAGCCGTCCTCCAAACATTAGGGGTTGCAACAACCGACATCCTTTTTGTTGGCCGACAATTGTCAATTGGTGATGGTCAGTTACATCAACATGTTGGCGTATTTGCAGACTGGCTGGATGGTTTCTTTAATGATCATTCAACGCTTCAGTCGTGTTTTGTGCCTGCCTGGGAAGGCGGCCACCCTGATCATGATTTGTTGCACGCTATTGCGGTGGAGTTACTGACGACTCGTGCGACCTCGGTCACCGTCAGGCAGTACTCCCTTTACAATGCTCGAAATTGCAAGGGGCCATTCTTCCGCGTCTTATCACCACTTCCAGAAAATGGGCCCGTTGAACAACAACCTATTGCCTGGCGAGATCGGCTTCGATACATAAGGCTTTGCCTGTCATACCCTTCTCAATGGAAAACTTGGCTGGGCTTATTTCCATTCGTGGGCGGGCATTATCTGTGTCATGGCGTCCAGCGCTTACAAGATGTCAATCGCCAGCGACTGGACCAGCCTCCGCACCAGCAACCTCTTTATTACGAACGACGCGGCTTTCTCGATTGGCCTACGATGCAAAAAGCTATTGCTGAGTTGCAGCAAAAATTGTCGGGTTTGAACCCACCGTAA
- a CDS encoding GtrA family protein has protein sequence MQRSLIQFARYLLVGGLTYGADLSVFLLLFNIFGMDLLLANMISKVLAGLFSFAAHRAFTFGVIDAKGRTRQAVRYFTLLALNIPISALILSAMLWITSLEVVAKILSDVLLVLISYAQSKFIVFKRNEISHE, from the coding sequence ATGCAACGAAGTCTAATTCAGTTCGCTCGCTACCTGCTCGTAGGGGGCCTAACTTATGGCGCAGACCTTAGCGTATTCCTTCTGCTATTTAATATTTTCGGTATGGACTTACTCCTTGCCAATATGATCAGCAAGGTTTTAGCCGGGCTATTCTCGTTCGCGGCACACCGAGCCTTCACTTTTGGCGTGATCGACGCCAAGGGCCGGACGAGGCAAGCGGTACGTTATTTCACGCTCCTGGCGCTGAACATTCCAATTTCAGCCTTGATTCTGTCTGCCATGCTATGGATCACATCGCTGGAAGTCGTCGCCAAAATTCTGTCCGACGTACTTCTTGTGCTCATTAGTTATGCACAATCGAAATTTATAGTTTTCAAAAGGAACGAAATTTCTCATGAGTGA
- a CDS encoding glycosyltransferase family A protein, whose amino-acid sequence MSDLLDDGIHIVRRNSYSNDLIAQWTRLFQRCFGGSEDNATRVFQKYLLNDSRICYSVKEGTMVAAYCGLRLSHEDGAVFLSTDTMSDGTQKGSSVILGKRLYKSFVEEGIDIVCGYPNKNIRRIREKGLGWTLNGNLYLYMGIPFLWRFFKKPMNQNALWKLARPAGGWFTRKKPPLVNLLGSDGLYSSNPGLVITLSAYRPGVFFIKVPGFLFEPRSFGYKCLTEQTEKNNAFLEKIKYLNIDTIDIP is encoded by the coding sequence ATGAGTGACTTATTGGATGATGGCATTCATATTGTCAGGCGTAACAGCTATAGCAATGATCTGATTGCGCAATGGACTCGTTTATTCCAGAGATGCTTCGGAGGCTCCGAGGACAATGCGACCCGCGTGTTTCAGAAGTACTTGCTCAACGACTCGAGAATTTGTTATTCGGTCAAAGAAGGCACCATGGTGGCTGCGTACTGTGGGTTACGACTAAGCCACGAAGACGGCGCCGTTTTTCTTTCGACAGACACGATGTCCGACGGCACCCAAAAAGGGTCGTCGGTGATTCTTGGGAAACGGCTGTATAAATCCTTCGTTGAGGAAGGTATTGATATCGTTTGTGGCTACCCTAATAAGAACATCAGAAGAATACGCGAGAAAGGCCTGGGTTGGACGCTGAATGGAAACTTGTACTTGTACATGGGCATTCCCTTTCTTTGGCGTTTTTTCAAAAAACCGATGAACCAGAATGCTTTATGGAAACTGGCAAGACCCGCCGGTGGTTGGTTCACTAGAAAAAAACCACCCTTGGTCAATCTGCTCGGCAGTGATGGGTTGTACTCCTCCAATCCCGGACTTGTCATTACCTTGTCTGCCTACCGGCCTGGCGTCTTTTTTATCAAAGTTCCAGGTTTTCTTTTCGAACCGAGAAGTTTTGGCTACAAATGTCTTACCGAGCAGACAGAAAAAAACAATGCCTTCTTGGAAAAAATCAAGTACCTCAATATCGACACCATTGATATACCTTGA